ctcccccctcccaaaacCGACCTCCTCCCATGTTTCACTTATTCCAAGTatttttcatctatattttttttttgagctgtTTAAATTCAAATGAGATGTGAATGTACTTTCATCTTTGTCTATGCGTGCCTAACTCCTCTAAAGGGAAACTATATTTTAATTGAGCTACAAACTTTCTAGtgtacaaataaacattgcCATCCACTTTATAAAAAGCTTCCTTCTGTAACATCTTCAACATTCTCctgttctttaatttttaacGTAATTAAAATCTTCACTATCAGACCACGCGATCTATAggatgatattaaggtcatctgtttctgtggcctacggttaacgaaggtgtcatgtggccagcacaacgaccaatcgtctttatttttcccacaactagtgtcaggtacccattatagagctgggtggactcagaggcgcccaaagatcctgaaattaaaaatcccagtcttcgaacccgggacctccagTTAGGAAACCATGCGCTTTAaccctcagccaccgcgccacctTGTTAAGTAATTGTTAAACGGAAATTTTGTtacgttaatttaaaaaaaattcgattttcATTTAATTAGTCCTTTGGGTCTACATTTCGATTTACCAAcgtaacccttttttttttcgtcacaTGTCAGTATCTTCATACTTATTATTTTAGTATGTTTATAATGACTATAACGTCACAagtaaagcaataaaaaaaagtaaatggtCGTCTCACTTTCAGCGTAATGcggctataaaaataaaactctatTTTTGGAATTAAATAAGAATTGAATTAAACAATTTTGTTAAATTAAGTCCCTGTGTGCTTCCATACATTTTGTAATGCGTGACTTTCGCTAGTTCTCAGATATGAATTTTAAAACATGCAAATAATAAGTGAATTTCATGTCAAAATTTGAATAGACTTCTAATTTTCGTAACACCGGATGTATCGTATAGGCTACATGTTTCTTAATACAGACGCAAAATTTACTTTAACAAAAGAAGTATTTAATATCAAAGCATATTACGATTCAATGCCTGCTTTCTTTGGTCTTACTTATATCTACAAGTATCAAAGTTAAATAAGTTTACTTTATTcttatatcaaaataaaaataaaaacaaaatagtataTCTTATAATAGGAAGACTAGTCAAAAGCTACGAATTGCCCATAGAAAATGTTACATCTCATAACTTTTAATAAtatgcataataataataatgataaaaagaaaaaaaaaatgaaacagaataaagaacaaattacgAACACCTAAGCTTAAAGATTAAGAGACTATAGAAATTATCTAAAATGTTACATCAACCAAGGGGATAATGGCAATTGACCTCGGAAACACATTCGAAGCCTAAGCATTCCTTAGAAGATCCTCGTTACCTATCAGAGGGCAGaattgctgcagacctgccacatcatgaAGAAATATCTCTGTGGATACTATTAGGaaaacaatgaattttgtttccttttaacGAAGCTCGGCCacggcagtgccagagaataagAATTAATTCATttctacaataaaaataataataagaagaaggcAGAGAAGGTTCGCTTTCAAAAGATCACAAGTAGCCGCTGCATTTTGGTATATATCTATTTCCTTCATGATGGAGattagagttttaaaaaatgcttacagcatgctaaGTGCTATCTCCTTTGTTAACCAGTGGAGAGAGAGATATCTGGCttaaggtttccgtgctgcctttaagctCTGAGCAAACTCAGCTCCAgttgggattcgaactcaagccccccTTGGTAGGTAGCCAAGCCTTGTTTTTGCCTTTTAGCCAAACATCCAAGATAGATTTTCAAAGCTCTTTTCGTTTTGGAAACGACCGACAATAAGAAGACAATACGAATGTATCTCTTCCTGTTCTAGGAAGTCCTACGTGGCATTCCTCCTTGGTCAAAGTTGTCTTACACTTGATTCTAATCCCatgattttttaatttgcacTGATGACCCTTGACCCCTCCCCTCCGACCGCCGCTCCTTGCATCTGATTGCGTGAGAGACAACAGCATTGCCCACAAGTGTTGTTTGTGTGTCCCCTTTATGACGTAATACGATAGCAGACGCCAAACATTAATTAGTGCACCGCAGTCAGCAAAGACGTTTCAGTTTTCAATCTTCAGCTTTAGCTGTCACACACGCTTCGCAGTAGCGTTCACATGTAATGGCGAAGAGGTGCGGGCGGCCCAAAGGTcctatattttttacaattgatAATTATAAGATATTGtcgtaaaactttaaaaaaaaatgtaatgatatATGTGATGTTATTATTTTAAGTATCCAGATGTTTCTAAAATTGACTTTAAATTGTGTAATTAATTTGAGTTCAATCACGTGTCTGTTGTGAATCTACCTACAAATTTGTGTTCAAATGTTAAGGCaaatgtttcacatgactatgaaGAGAGTCACTTGAAGTTAATTTGTTATCAATTTTTTATCGTGTAGGCTAAAAATGAGCAATATTATATAAtgttaatagtaaaatatgGCTTCCAAAACGgataatgttttattattgcTAAGGAGAATTGGGATGAAAAGACTTcgaaacaaactaaacaaagaaACAGGGCAGTGTAATAAGTATATTGTGTCCTAAATTACTTGTTAGATTTTGATATGCCAtaatcatcatctgtcccttgactgtCTTAATAGGGACTTGTaatcaacctcccccccccccaagcggAAGTTATTGGAAGCATAGCAAGAGTAAGGGCCGGTCTTTCAAGTtgtccagcttttctttggtcGACCATTTCTTCGTGCTCCTCCCATTAAACCTTGAACGATAAGTATGGAAATGAGGCGTGTCTAACAATAAATTAGACATTGACATATGAATGAGACTCCTTTATTGATACGAATGGAATTTTCATGTGATTACAAGCACTCATTTCTCTAATCAATCTAAATTATCAAGCTTTATGCCAttgggaacttaactttttatatttatatacagcACACCATATGGCCTCCGTTAgctcagagtccacccagctctaatgggtacctaacactagttggggaaaaaagtaaaggcggttggtcgttgtgctggccacatgacactctcgttgaccgtgggccacagaaacagatgaccttttacatcatctgccctatagatcgcaaggtctgaaatataCACGTTACGTTCTCTACTTTACCATGATAACCATCAcaccaaaacaacaacaacaacatactaCCCAGCTTGCTTGAACAACATGAGAATAAAGGGTATTAAAATTTggcattgtgtgtgtgtgtgcataggTGTGCCTAGCTGTGGCTAGGTGTGCCTAGCTAAGCCTAGGTGTGCCTAGCTAAGCCTAGGTGTGCCTATGTGTGTCTAGCTAAGCCTAGGTGTGCCTAGCTAAGCCTAGGTGTGCCTAGCTGTGCATAGGTGTGCCTAGCTAAGGCTAGGTGTGCCTATGTGTGCCTAGCTGTGCCTAGGTATAACTTAAAATCTTCGACAACACAACAAagaccaaacaaaaacataaattcATTTCAAGTGATTGTCACGTTTTCATGCTGGATATGAGGACCACACCGTCTGGCCCTCTCACGACAGGGGCGgataagagagagaaggaagtgcttgtgtgtgtgtgtgggggggggggttgcaatATAAATGGCAGTTTGTGTTCGCCGAAACTTAATGCCTGTATTTTGTCAGCTgattcaacaatttttttttaactcaacgTCCGCGATGTTTGTTCATTAAAGTAATCGATAGCCTCAAGTAGGCCTAGCAACATGAAACAttgtgtgcccccccccccttttttttcttttttaataccCTATCGGCTCACATTTTCCCCTCCTGCGCGTTGTCGAACGGTGCACCATCATATTTTGTTTCCCATGATAAAATTCTACTTTACGAATAATATTGgtttaaataaattgtttattaCCAGTAGTCTATAACTAGCAGAAACATGAACTGTTTTAGtgcgtattattattattttttattaaaagaaaaaaggagtTTTCCGGGACGAATTAGATTTACAAGAGGGTGAAGTTATTAAAACGAAcagaacttttttgttttattgcagTATGTAatctaatatatttattattattatttttaagagaaatGATTGCAAAGTCTAAAAAtggttaatgaaataaaatatagaagaaaataatttacaaaatgAAGTTGAACCCGAGTAAGGCAAAGAAAGCGTATACAGTtatatgaacaagaaaaatttgaaaaaatttatattaaaaaaaaaacaaggctttttatttatatttattaatattatattatatttattatatttattgttcttatatttatatttcgtcaattattttggattagtcatgtaatttgTTATAAATAGTTAGAAAGCGTGCGATTGggaatatttgtattgttattgtCTAGCGACATTGTcttgctcagtgcgctatggtccaatcattTTGGTAGACCAGTTGCTCGAGTCTTAAATTCGTGTCCTCGAGCCGCAATGCTGTAAGCTCAGTGTCTGCAACTGAACCTATTCAAGCACTTATTAAAGGAAGATTTTATAGTCTTACAAAAATAGTcttatttgtttcaaatgtgtagattTCTTCACAATGCATATCTTCTCTtatctaaatacatttttttggataaaacaaaattcatttattACGACGAATTAATTAACTGGCTAAAAGtttgattgattcttgtgtAGTCATCgacaaggaataattgtgcaaggtttcaacttaatccgagaggTTGGAGAAATAAACTGTACAATATTCCACTCATAACaaacagagtgacttgatataaacttagTAATGGCAACTCACTgaaatatacatatttaaatagaGAGATCACAAAATTAAACACATTCAGACATCCAGGATATCTTATAAATGAACAAATGGACTAAGATATTGttttgtatacatttaatttgGGATCCCGAAAAGCTGACTAAAGGCAAATGTCAGAGTATGTGCATGACCTGTGTGGGAATCCAGTgtgttagtttttttgttttttttttcatcttccaCCTAGgacacactcatacacacatatatacgcTTGCGATAGCTATGTATAATTCATTTGCATTAAAATTAAGGCTTCCTatttcaatgtgtttttttaaggtTATTAACTaatgatatttttgttttcatgttacAATATGTATGACATAAAATTCGTAGTACTCACAGTTAGACAAAAACTTTAATACAGAAAAATATCAAAACACGAGTTATATTAAGCATAACAACTTcatacaataaaatacaaatctagATATTAAAAAATGGCCTCCATTCTTTGTCCGCCCGTTTTTAGATGAAATTTGAAGATAAAACTCCTCGGAATTCTAGAACTTGTGTAACAATCACTTTATTGGATTACCGTTATCTGATAAGATTTTTATGAActctgtagatttttttttaaatgtaatttgttCCCCCATTTTATTTGCCCTTGTCATGAGTGTAGAGATATTGTAGAGTTACCgttcattaatatatatatacgttgCAAATGACCAAATTGTCTCTTACTTaaataatagtttttaaaaaattcgcaATGTTAGTTCTGCAAAATCTAtaatttggttgttttttttgtatttgaatactAAATAACAATTCTTGACCattgcaataaaataaaactagacctttttttttatttttttgttatagctGGATCTTTGCTCTAATGGGGTActtatgatattttaaaattattgtatttgAAGGTACTCCAGAGGCGGCAATTAAGGGGGGACAAACAAGTGCGACCGCAGGGGGTCTCGCATTGGGGGACTCCATGATACGGAGCTTCTTTTGTCACGATAAGCCCATCCGACTAATATTCGGGGCACTGTCAAGCATTCTAATGTACCGTATCAATTGGTTATGGACTGAACTAAAGTATTGTGGATTTTATTCGAAGATATTTTTCCTAAACCAGAAAATTATTGAAACCTTTCTCACATGTAGATCAATTACCATGAATGGTCTTAGTATGCCATATCGAGAACAATCAACATTACATTGTTCAATCGTTAATTTGGAACTATTCTACTTGCTCAAGTAACTAGTTTCTCTTATGAAGTTAGTGTTAGGGTTAATGTATAcagtaatataaatataaataataaatatatttattaaatgttttcaaCTAAAAACAATTACGTTTAATATAGACTAGACTCTCTAATGTTTTCAAataggattggggggggggggctccctTTTTTGAATTCCGTAAACAAAGGGCGTTCATTATATAATGAATactatataatgaataatatataataaatactatATAGATACaaagtaacatttatttatttaccaaTAATGTTTCGTTTTACAATGTTTTCCTCAGATCTTGTTTTGGATTGCCTGTGATGTCCATTGTACTGGTCAGTGTATGATGGTTCTAAGTTCTTTCAGGCTGAGAAATTTCACATAGTGACTTGATAAGCTTTTCTGTCCCATGTATTAAGAGGTCAGCCCAGCATAAGGTACTCTGCGGCCATGAAGTCCAGTAGAAGAAAACAGACCAACCCAAATAAAGTGGCACCAGGGGCCCGAGACCTGGACCCCCTTATCATGCCCTTGCTTCCGGAATTGGAGGCACCCCTGAGCCAAAAGCAAGATGACTTAGATAAGACTGATGAATCAGATGACGGTTCCCAGTCACCTATTCCTGTGACCAATGGTCAGAATGTAGACTACGAGCTTCCATTGGATATGCATGTGTCACTTATTAGCTGCCCTAACTGCAATGACAGTTTCCAGAATCAGAACGACCTTCACCGGCACAGGCTGGAAGCCCATGGGCCTGAAACCAAAAAGCCAAGGTTTGAAGGCCCACGCGAAGATTACCCCACTGCCTATCATCGTTTGGGTAGGGAGCTGCTAGAAAGTGCAGATGTCCCCCTAAGCAACGGCCATTTAGAGTCACCGCCTGCTGCACCTGTGATCAGTCCGCCAGCTTCTCCTAGCAGAGTCCCCCAACCACTGTCATTGAAAGTTCCTCCACAAATAGTATCCCCGCAAGAAGAGTGTGATTTTCCAGGCCCTCCCAGATCGCCACACACTCCTCCTCCGACAACACCTAAAATGTCGAAAGAAATGCACGGGGAGCTGGTCAAATCTGACAGAATCTTTCACATGGACGCCTACTGTGAGCTTTGCGACAGAGAGTTCTGTAACAAGTATTTCTTGAAAACTCACAAAGCCAATAAGCATGGCATTTATGAAGACAATTCCCCTCCAGCTACAAGCGTGCCACTTCCTTTTCCCGGGCTCATGCTTCCTCAGGATCACTTGTCACCTTTTAACTTTAAGATGGATTCACTAAAACCACCACCAGCAGATATTTTGCCCCCATGGTCATTCAAACTAGATTCAGTTCCACCTCCAAAGAGGTCAGATAGTTCTCCcaacataaaaaatatggagCCATTGCCTATGTTTCCTATGCCACTGCCAAATCTTGAAAGCCCTAAGCCGAACAATAGTAGTAGCAATCCTCGAAATGATTTTAATTTAGACCATTCTCCACCTTCAAGCAACACAGTCACACCATCCTCTAATGCTACTTCTATTCTCACGAATATTACCAATAGCATCAAGAGTGGCCCTCCTTCCAGCAGCGTCACCTCATCTAATAACGACCCTAGCATGGAAGACTATTGCCACATCTGTCAGAAGCACTTCTGCAATAAGTATTACCTCAAGAAGCACAAGCAGGATGTTCATGGCATCGCGCCAGAAAATCCACCCAGTACGACTAACAAAAGATCAAGGTCTAGTTTGCTGGACTTGCCAATGACCTCTTCAAATCACATGATGCTTCCACAACCATTAGCTAGCCTCGCTGGCATGCATAATCTTCCAGGTATGCATGGTCTACCAAATATGCACAATATGCCCAATTTGGGCAACATGCCTCCAGGAGTTATGGTCATAAACCCTTATACACTGCCTCCAGTAGCTATCATTCCAGCTGGTTCTTTGATGCCTGGTCAGCAGCTTCCACCTCCTCCCCATCCCATAATTTCCCAGCCTATGAATATCACCCCAATGCCAGACTCTGTTCTTTTACCGCCATCTATGCCAGCTTCTTCTCCTCACATGAATAATCCTGCTGGGCATTCACCCAATAAACCTAGTCCTTCCATGCAAGACGGAGGAGTGCACTGCAACATTTGTGCTAAAGAATTCTGTAACGATTACTATTTACAAATTCACAAAGAGAGCAAACACGGAATCAGGAAAAGCATGGAAGAGTCTCCGCGTGAAAAGCAACCATCTTTTGTGAAAGAAAATCGAAATGAAGGGAGCAGACCGAGTCCTAATTCTTTTCACAATCTTGGcaaaaatgaacatttatttGGGCGACCGAGATCTCCAGTGGAACGCTCTTCTAGCGTCGACAGCAATTACTTCATTTGCAATatatgtaataaagattttaataataaatatctatacAGAATCCACCGTATCCACGATCATGGGCTGAACGAGCTGATAGATCCAACCTTAGTCGAAAACGGGGAACTTCTGAACAAGGAGGATGCCATGAGAAATATGAATGAGTCACTTATGAGAATGGCAGCTGATGCTTCAGCGGTATGCTATGCCTCTAGTTTTGGACATCCGCCTGCCATGAAACCACAAGAAACTGTTGTTTGTGACATTTGCAATAAGGAGATGACTAATCAATATTTCTTGAGGCTTCATAAGTTCAATGTCCATGGCATCGACCCAAGCAATAATGATAAGTATGAAAGAAAATCACTAAATTCTCCTATCCCCCCAAGTTCTAAGCCTAAAACTCCAACATCCTCAGGCAGCATACCCTCCTCTAACCTGCAACCTATGAACCTGGCTCCGCATCCTCCAACCAAGCCTCATATGATTCCACCTTACCTTCCACCCAAACTTGACTTCAAAGACATGCCTCCTTTTGTCGATTTCGGCAGAGACTTTAAAGGTTTTAGAGACATGCCAGCCTTTTTGGCTGACACCATCAACCATGAGCTATTCGCTAGATCTCAAAACCACAGCCGTCACATGGACTTGAACTTCTTTGGCTTACCTCCCCTTGGGAAACTCCCCGGGGAGGACAGCATTAAACTGAACTTTGACCCGGAAGCATACTGTGACATTTGCAAAAAGGAATTCTGCAGCAAATACTTTCTAAGGACtcacaaacaaaatattcatgGAATCAAAAGTGATACGACCTCATCTGTCAGCTCTAAGAGttcagagagtgaaagaaataattatgtttcTCCTGTCAAACCTAGCTTACCTCCAAGTAATAGTAATGGTAATAATAATTCTATTAATAGCAGCAACCACTACAGAAGCAAAGAGGGCAGTGAAAAAAGTTTGAGCTCTTGGAGGTGGAAAGAGCCGGTCAATTCATCTCGAGTCATCTGCGATATATGCAACAAAGAAGTCTGTAACAAATACTTTCTCCGTACCCACAAGCAGAAGAAACACGGGATTGCTCCAAGTGCCCATTCCCCAAATGTCAGCATGAGTGGTTCCCCAATAGCCTCTGATTGCGAAACAGCCTCTAACGCCTCTAGTCAGCCCGATGAAAGACCGTTCAGACTTGACTCATCATGCCTTCCTCAAATGATCCCACTTCCCCCTGCAGACAGAATGAGTGATAAATTCAGTCTTAAACCAATCAACTTTAGCAAAAGTAAAGATGACATGGTCTTAAACAACAACATTGAGCAGAGCGAGACATGCAACATCTGCAGCAGAAGATTTAAAAACATGGAATGGCTGAAAGATCACATTATCAAAGATCATTCAGAGTCAGAAGCTTTGGATATGCGCTCTAAAAACACATCACGGATCTACACTTGCCAAGTATGTGGAATAGACTTCCCTGCAGAGCTATCCGTGCAGCTCCATTTGATTCAGGAGCACAATGCTCGAGTCACTCTGGATACGGAGGAGCCATTAATCCCAACAGAAGAGCCAAGCCTGCCTAACGGTGAAGGCAACATTAGCAAAGTTGCTGAGCTTAGCGCCAGGTGGGGCCTTCGAAAAAAGTCGAGCAGCTACAGCCGTCTTAAAAAGTATGTTTGTTCCCGTTGTGGATTTGACACCCCTTGGCTGTCCTCTTTACTGGACCACGAGAGGTGTGAACATGGCCTCGTTTTCGATCATTCACCTTCTTTCACGTGCAAGCAATGTCACCAAGTTCTTCCATCTTTAAATACATTATCAGCCCACTTGGTCAACGTGCACGGGCTTGCGATAGAGAATGCTGTGAATGAGATTAAAAACACTGAGCCAGAGTTTCCAAATACGTTCAAGTGTTCACATTGCTCTGCCGTCTTCCCAACGCGCTCATGGGGAATGGCTCACGTGCGTCATGTTCACATTCGGAACCGAAGAGATCTCCCGATCAAAAACTCATTCGAAAAAACGTTGCTGCGTTGCCCATCCTGTCCCTTCAAAACACACTTTGCCTTCCGCCTGCAGAGGCACGTGAAATTCAGGCACCAACGCAGCCTGCGTGCTGGGAACGGGCTGAGCCGTCCTCTAAGCTCGACGTCCCCAACCCACTTGGGGAGAGCCAATGACGTGTCCACGACCTGCTTGTCCCGGCTGGACAGCTGCGTAAGCACAACCGCAATCTATCAAAGCATTGCTGCTTCTCTACTGTCAGGCCCTAAAGGTCGATCTGATAGTCCCCTGAGCTCCTTAGAGAGGGATGACCTTATACTCCAAAGCTACAATCTTCCGTTAGGACCCAGCTCGATAGAATCAGCACCGTTCAAAATGGCTGCCCAGTCTTCGGCTGCCTCTGCTGTGATAGGGTTATAAACGGACACTGAAAATACATTTCTATATATAGTAATATTTAATGAACAGTTTTATTCCTTTTCTTTCATTCCACCCgctgtgtttgtttgttaagaCTATTTCACACCTACCTTTGTCTCGTGCTATAATTCAATAAGTCTCACTGATGAGAATACAAACTCTGCCAGAAATATGGTACTTCATTTCAGTGCCGTAACAAACTTGATTGGCGGTCAATGATAACAAAAAATCAGCCAAATTGGCTTCAAGACAATACAACAACCTTCACACAGCAGAGCAGAAGAATTGTTTAAACTCCCTTAAGTTCAGAATGTCATTAATTGTGTAAATATTCTCACCGTAGATCCCCACCCTTTCCCCACCCACCCCGCCTTTTCCCATACTCCAATAAGAGaagaaattaatttcaaaatcttataaaaaatgtaaaaaaacaacaaaaagataaATTTTAAGAAGTATCGATGTTTAATTCTTCTCAGCTCTAGACACAAATAGATGTGaacttgaaatatttaatattccagacactttttttttggacaattaCTTTTTTAAGTATTACTTTTCATGGTTAGGTATGTTGATAAGTATTACTTCACATGAAATGAATGGAATTGAGGATATACTCACCTTATAGACATTGTTTTTGGTCTACTACAAGCTGTCTCTatatcattttatatatatatatatatacatattacatttatataaatatatatttatatttatatatatatatctattactTTATTGAGCGTTATAAAACCTCAGGTATTATGTGTGATGCAAGAAATGACATGGCCAATGGACAACTCCCTGCCTACCGACCAGTGTGCACTTTGGCCTAAGTGTTTAAGTGTTTTTGATCTGTATTAAATCTTTGAtctttaagtgtgtgtgtgtgtgtgtgtgtgatcttCTTTTGTAAATTTATGAAGTAACATTTTTTATATGAAGTCAGACATGTGCAATGGAAAGTTTCAGTTTATCTTATTAACATAATTGTCATTactgtttttattataatttatacacaGAAGACAAGGAATGTTGTACTAATCAATATTAATAACTAtgcccccccttttttttattagaatatataataatttg
The DNA window shown above is from Biomphalaria glabrata chromosome 5, xgBioGlab47.1, whole genome shotgun sequence and carries:
- the LOC106060625 gene encoding uncharacterized protein LOC106060625 — translated: MKSSRRKQTNPNKVAPGARDLDPLIMPLLPELEAPLSQKQDDLDKTDESDDGSQSPIPVTNGQNVDYELPLDMHVSLISCPNCNDSFQNQNDLHRHRLEAHGPETKKPRFEGPREDYPTAYHRLGRELLESADVPLSNGHLESPPAAPVISPPASPSRVPQPLSLKVPPQIVSPQEECDFPGPPRSPHTPPPTTPKMSKEMHGELVKSDRIFHMDAYCELCDREFCNKYFLKTHKANKHGIYEDNSPPATSVPLPFPGLMLPQDHLSPFNFKMDSLKPPPADILPPWSFKLDSVPPPKRSDSSPNIKNMEPLPMFPMPLPNLESPKPNNSSSNPRNDFNLDHSPPSSNTVTPSSNATSILTNITNSIKSGPPSSSVTSSNNDPSMEDYCHICQKHFCNKYYLKKHKQDVHGIAPENPPSTTNKRSRSSLLDLPMTSSNHMMLPQPLASLAGMHNLPGMHGLPNMHNMPNLGNMPPGVMVINPYTLPPVAIIPAGSLMPGQQLPPPPHPIISQPMNITPMPDSVLLPPSMPASSPHMNNPAGHSPNKPSPSMQDGGVHCNICAKEFCNDYYLQIHKESKHGIRKSMEESPREKQPSFVKENRNEGSRPSPNSFHNLGKNEHLFGRPRSPVERSSSVDSNYFICNICNKDFNNKYLYRIHRIHDHGLNELIDPTLVENGELLNKEDAMRNMNESLMRMAADASAVCYASSFGHPPAMKPQETVVCDICNKEMTNQYFLRLHKFNVHGIDPSNNDKYERKSLNSPIPPSSKPKTPTSSGSIPSSNLQPMNLAPHPPTKPHMIPPYLPPKLDFKDMPPFVDFGRDFKGFRDMPAFLADTINHELFARSQNHSRHMDLNFFGLPPLGKLPGEDSIKLNFDPEAYCDICKKEFCSKYFLRTHKQNIHGIKSDTTSSVSSKSSESERNNYVSPVKPSLPPSNSNGNNNSINSSNHYRSKEGSEKSLSSWRWKEPVNSSRVICDICNKEVCNKYFLRTHKQKKHGIAPSAHSPNVSMSGSPIASDCETASNASSQPDERPFRLDSSCLPQMIPLPPADRMSDKFSLKPINFSKSKDDMVLNNNIEQSETCNICSRRFKNMEWLKDHIIKDHSESEALDMRSKNTSRIYTCQVCGIDFPAELSVQLHLIQEHNARVTLDTEEPLIPTEEPSLPNGEGNISKVAELSARWGLRKKSSSYSRLKKYVCSRCGFDTPWLSSLLDHERCEHGLVFDHSPSFTCKQCHQVLPSLNTLSAHLVNVHGLAIENAVNEIKNTEPEFPNTFKCSHCSAVFPTRSWGMAHVRHVHIRNRRDLPIKNSFEKTLLRCPSCPFKTHFAFRLQRHVKFRHQRSLRAGNGLSRPLSSTSPTHLGRANDVSTTCLSRLDSCVSTTAIYQSIAASLLSGPKGRSDSPLSSLERDDLILQSYNLPLGPSSIESAPFKMAAQSSAASAVIGL